Proteins encoded by one window of Rariglobus hedericola:
- a CDS encoding tetratricopeptide repeat protein, with protein MLPRRVTTFSAFLTIFLLVHTAVFAQSEDRADSDSIDQTGRGDDIAYSGAGSLGERLARTPSSADFGRRFATILRLQERGDYANALIDGRAAAEDAAASGEDAAHAGFLFLLGRTYWIVGDFPAAVETLQQQVRLSEKLGDHDLISAGQHALGVTYTQTRDYDAAERTFQEALRHAEILGDKARIAYVLNGTANNQLARREYADARSLYARALAIRESIGDRVGAADSSTNLGTIDLLTGDPASALVAYQKALAIYKSIDQPRRIARGHRRVAAALRRLGRLDEAIAELRIALAIAEPLGSAPVLAEIYHELARSHEGRGELRSTLYYERRYASTRESILGEQIRLRVIELDARFQAERRDNDIRLLRLDQEAKAAEIARRRQQTVLLSGGLALVLGLGLVVFFTQRARLRAEHAAHLADERARAEAEQAARLKSRLLQIAAHDLKAPLSAVSASARRIETRPEETAAVVDLARHIRTDAAHMGGLVREFLDSAAIEAGRLQLQRSPVDLTAITRDTVETYRSLAEAKQQSITCELPDTGGVPLPCVLADAARLRQILDNLIINALKFTPSGGRVAVVLGQSGRWLFAEVRDSGPGLKPEDLARMFQPFQSLSATPTARESSDGLGLFITQELVSMHNGLLEVESQPGQGATFRVLLPLADDTTQS; from the coding sequence GTGCTCCCACGACGCGTAACGACGTTCTCCGCTTTTCTTACGATTTTCCTCCTCGTGCACACCGCCGTCTTTGCACAGAGCGAAGACCGCGCCGACTCCGACTCCATCGATCAAACCGGCCGCGGCGACGACATCGCCTATTCCGGTGCCGGCAGTCTCGGCGAACGACTGGCCCGAACCCCCTCATCCGCGGATTTCGGCCGGCGTTTCGCCACCATTCTCCGGCTGCAGGAACGCGGCGACTACGCCAACGCGTTGATCGACGGTCGTGCCGCCGCCGAGGATGCCGCGGCCTCCGGCGAAGACGCCGCCCACGCCGGTTTTCTTTTTCTCCTTGGCCGCACCTACTGGATTGTGGGCGACTTTCCCGCCGCCGTTGAAACCCTCCAGCAACAGGTGCGCCTCTCCGAAAAACTCGGCGACCACGATCTCATCTCCGCGGGACAGCATGCCTTGGGTGTCACCTACACGCAGACACGGGACTACGACGCCGCCGAGCGCACCTTCCAGGAAGCCCTGCGCCACGCCGAAATCCTGGGAGACAAGGCCCGCATCGCCTACGTCCTCAACGGCACGGCCAACAACCAACTCGCCCGGCGTGAATACGCCGATGCCCGCTCACTTTATGCGCGCGCCCTAGCAATCCGCGAAAGCATCGGAGATCGCGTGGGCGCGGCCGACAGTTCCACCAATCTCGGCACCATCGATCTACTCACCGGCGACCCCGCTTCCGCGCTCGTCGCCTATCAGAAAGCACTCGCGATCTACAAATCCATCGACCAGCCGCGCCGGATCGCGCGCGGTCATCGCCGCGTCGCCGCCGCCTTGCGCCGCCTGGGCCGGCTCGACGAGGCCATCGCCGAGTTGCGTATCGCCCTCGCCATCGCCGAACCGCTCGGCAGCGCGCCCGTGCTGGCCGAGATCTACCACGAACTCGCCCGCTCCCACGAGGGGCGCGGCGAATTGCGCTCCACCCTCTACTACGAACGCCGCTACGCCTCCACCCGCGAGTCCATCCTCGGTGAACAGATCCGCCTGCGCGTGATCGAACTCGACGCGCGTTTCCAGGCCGAGCGTCGCGACAACGACATCCGCCTTCTGCGCCTCGACCAGGAAGCCAAGGCGGCCGAGATCGCCCGCCGCCGCCAGCAGACCGTGCTGCTCTCCGGCGGCCTCGCCCTGGTCCTTGGCCTCGGCCTGGTTGTCTTCTTCACCCAGCGCGCCCGTCTCCGCGCCGAACACGCCGCGCACCTTGCCGACGAACGCGCCCGCGCCGAGGCCGAGCAGGCCGCCCGTCTCAAATCCCGCCTGCTCCAGATCGCCGCGCACGACCTCAAGGCGCCTCTCTCCGCTGTATCCGCTTCGGCACGACGCATCGAAACCCGTCCGGAAGAAACCGCCGCCGTCGTCGATCTCGCCCGCCACATCCGCACCGACGCCGCCCACATGGGCGGGCTCGTGCGCGAGTTCCTGGACTCAGCCGCCATCGAGGCCGGCCGTCTTCAGCTTCAGCGCTCACCCGTGGACCTGACTGCGATCACCCGCGATACCGTCGAAACCTACCGGTCGCTCGCCGAGGCCAAGCAACAATCCATCACCTGCGAACTTCCCGACACCGGCGGCGTCCCGCTTCCGTGCGTCCTCGCCGACGCCGCCCGACTGCGCCAAATCCTGGATAACCTCATCATCAACGCCCTTAAGTTCACGCCGTCCGGCGGACGCGTTGCAGTCGTCCTCGGGCAGTCCGGCCGCTGGCTGTTTGCCGAGGTGCGCGACAGCGGGCCCGGCCTTAAACCCGAGGATCTCGCCCGGATGTTCCAGCCGTTCCAGTCGCTCTCGGCCACGCCCACCGCTCGGGAAAGCTCCGACGGACTCGGGCTCTTCATCACGCAAGAGTTGGTCTCCATGCATAACGGCTTGCTCGAGGTGGAATCCCAACCCGGCCAGGGAGCCACATTCCGTGTGCTGCTTCCCTTGGCCGACGATACGACACAATCGTAA
- a CDS encoding gamma-glutamyltransferase family protein: protein MKSLFAWVGALGLVATSVFAMPMPVQVAEGRSGMVAAGHPDATAAGVEVLRSGGNAVDAAVAVAFALGVTEPYGSGPGGKLALVYREAKTGRVWVVEALDESSRHLDAAAFMALPAGERRAGAQSVAVPGLVAGILEAHTRWGSRPRAELMAPAIKLAEDGFEVRPAQVKFFKAQESKLQANEELGRIYRPDGKSVVAGQRVSNPDLATTLRLVAEKGADGFYKGPVAEAIVKSLADAGSPLRMDDLASYRARVTDPLRVKFRDIEVFSAPPPVSGGGVFLLAMKAIETERLEGGTVLKAASMNRVMRLYLEADAESREVLGDRDDSRRAWERLLEPARMAELRKASLVAAAEPVVQDDRFEAMAAETTHFVVVDKAGNVVSATQSQSNHFGSGLVPHGTGVVLNNSLSNFNRTRGNPNEAAPGRRPRTTIAPTVIVKNGRLMAGIGLPGGSRIPSAMVQVTTDYLFCGRSLEEAIAAPRFHPVTRRSGDTVNRFETEKETDYRLSDELKTSYGWKDGTDSETESFGGFNAVEVMPDGRLRGYADQRRSNTAMGY, encoded by the coding sequence ATGAAATCACTTTTCGCGTGGGTGGGTGCGCTTGGCTTGGTGGCGACCTCGGTATTCGCGATGCCGATGCCGGTGCAAGTGGCGGAGGGCCGGAGCGGGATGGTGGCGGCGGGGCATCCCGACGCGACGGCGGCGGGGGTCGAGGTGCTGCGCTCGGGCGGAAACGCGGTGGATGCGGCGGTGGCGGTGGCGTTTGCCCTGGGCGTGACCGAGCCGTATGGCTCGGGACCGGGCGGGAAACTGGCATTGGTTTATCGCGAGGCGAAGACCGGGCGGGTGTGGGTGGTGGAGGCCTTGGACGAATCCTCCCGTCATCTGGATGCGGCGGCATTCATGGCTTTGCCGGCGGGCGAACGCCGCGCGGGAGCCCAGTCGGTGGCGGTGCCCGGGTTGGTGGCTGGTATCCTGGAAGCGCATACACGCTGGGGATCGCGTCCGCGTGCGGAACTCATGGCGCCGGCGATCAAGCTGGCCGAGGACGGTTTCGAAGTGCGCCCGGCGCAGGTGAAGTTTTTCAAAGCGCAGGAGAGCAAACTGCAGGCGAACGAGGAGCTGGGGCGGATCTACCGGCCGGATGGGAAATCGGTGGTGGCCGGGCAACGGGTGAGCAATCCTGACCTGGCGACCACGCTGCGACTGGTGGCGGAAAAAGGTGCGGACGGCTTCTACAAAGGGCCGGTGGCGGAGGCGATCGTGAAGTCCCTCGCGGATGCGGGCAGTCCGCTGCGGATGGATGATCTGGCGAGCTATCGGGCGCGAGTGACCGATCCATTGCGCGTGAAGTTCCGCGACATCGAGGTGTTTTCCGCGCCGCCGCCGGTGTCGGGAGGCGGCGTGTTTCTGCTGGCGATGAAGGCGATCGAGACGGAGCGGCTGGAGGGCGGCACGGTGTTGAAGGCGGCGTCGATGAACCGCGTCATGCGGTTGTATCTGGAGGCCGATGCGGAGAGCCGTGAGGTGTTGGGCGACCGGGATGATTCGCGCCGCGCATGGGAACGGTTGCTTGAGCCCGCACGCATGGCGGAGTTGCGGAAAGCCTCGTTGGTGGCGGCGGCCGAGCCGGTGGTTCAGGACGATAGATTCGAAGCGATGGCGGCGGAGACGACGCACTTCGTGGTGGTGGACAAGGCGGGCAATGTGGTGAGTGCCACGCAATCCCAGAGCAATCACTTCGGCTCGGGCCTGGTGCCGCACGGCACGGGAGTGGTGCTGAACAACAGCCTGAGCAATTTCAACCGCACACGGGGGAATCCGAACGAGGCGGCTCCCGGGCGGCGTCCGCGCACGACGATCGCCCCGACGGTCATTGTTAAGAACGGCCGGTTGATGGCGGGAATCGGTTTGCCGGGCGGCAGTCGTATCCCGAGTGCGATGGTGCAGGTGACGACCGACTATCTCTTCTGCGGGCGTTCGCTGGAAGAGGCGATCGCGGCGCCGCGGTTTCATCCGGTGACGCGTCGGAGCGGAGATACGGTCAACCGATTTGAGACGGAGAAGGAAACCGACTACCGCTTGTCCGATGAATTGAAGACTTCGTATGGCTGGAAGGACGGCACGGATTCGGAGACGGAGTCGTTTGGCGGCTTCAATGCGGTCGAGGTGATGCCCGACGGACGCTTGCGCGGTTACGCGGACCAACGCCGTTCGAATACGGCGATGGGGTATTGA